The proteins below are encoded in one region of Carettochelys insculpta isolate YL-2023 chromosome 32, ASM3395843v1, whole genome shotgun sequence:
- the LOC142004479 gene encoding olfactory receptor 6B1-like produces the protein MENQTNLEEFILLGFPTTLELQVLLFLIFLLTYVLTVMENVVIILVVKQNHQLHKPMYYFLGNLSFLEIWYISVTLPNLLVGFWSENKSISFPSCMAQLYFFISLMCIECVLLAVMAYDRYLAICRPLHYPAIMTNRLCLQLGAFSWAGGLSISMVKVYFISQLTFCGPGVIDHFFCDISPVLNLACDDMSMAEMVDFALALVILLLPLAVTVLSYLCIINTILRIPTAQGRRKAFSTCASHLTVVTIFFSATVFMYARPRRAAPYNLNKVVSVFYAVVTPALNPLIYCLRNKEVKEALRKALERNCSLAQRRSMDS, from the coding sequence ATGGAGAACCAAACCAACCTTGAGGAATTCATCCTCCTGGggttccccaccactctggagCTCCAGGTCTTGCTCTTCCTGATTTTTCTGCTCACCTACGTGCTGACAGTCATGGAGAATGTGGTCATCATCCTGGTGGTGAAGCAGAACCACCAGCTCCACAAGCCCATGTACTACTTCCTGGGGAACttgtccttcctggagatctggtACATCTCAGTCACCCTGCCCAATCTACTGGTTGGCTTCTGGTCAGAGAACAAGAGTatctccttccccagctgcatGGCCCAGCTCTACTTCTTCATCTCCCTCATGTGCATCGAATGCGTCCTCCTAGCCGTCATGGCGTACGACCGCTATTTGGCCATCTGCCGCCCCCTGCACTACCCGGCCATCATGACCAACCGACTGTGTCTGCAGTTGGGAGCTTTCTCCTGGGCCGGCGGCTTATCCATCTCCATGGTCAAGGTCTACTTCATTTCTCAGCTGACGTTCTGCGGTCCTGGGGTCATCGACCATTTCTTCTGTGACATCTCCCCCGTGCTCAACCTGGCCTGCGATGACATGTCTATGGCGGAGATGGTGGACTTTGCCCTTGCTTTGGTCATCTTGCTGCTCCCGCTTGCTGTCACTGTCCTGTCCTACCTCTGTatcatcaacaccatcctgcgtATCCCCACGGCCCAGGGACGGAGGAAGGCCTTTTCCACTTGCGCTTCCCACCTCACGGTGGTCACCATCTTCTTCTCAGCCACTGTCTTCATGTACGCCCGGCCCCGGAGGGCCGCCCCATACAACCTCAACAAGGTGGTGTCCGTCTTTTATGCTGTGGTCACCCCGGCGCTGAATCCGCTGATCTACTGCCTGCGGAATAAGGAGGTGAAAGAAGCCCTGAGGAAAGCCTTGGAGAGGAACTGCTCCCTGGCCCAACGGAGAAGCATGGACTCATAG